The Thunnus thynnus chromosome 2, fThuThy2.1, whole genome shotgun sequence genome includes a region encoding these proteins:
- the aacs gene encoding acetoacetyl-CoA synthetase, giving the protein MSKDTEGKSEKIMDLESKVLWYPDSKKNTQMDKFRIQVNGDYGLNLVNYNDLYQWSVHSYSEFWAEVWRFCGVVSSKPFEEVVDVSKRISDVPEWFKGARLNYAENLLKHADQDKVALYAAMEANDEIVKVTFGELRRDVALYAAAMRKMGVQTGDRVVGYLPNGIHAVEAMLAAASIGAIWSSTSVDFGVNGVLDRFSQIQPKLIFSVAAVVYNGKTHDHMEKLTSVVKGLPDLKKVVVIPYVRSKQETDLSKIPNSVFIDDFLATGRGEGDQFPQLEFEQLPFSHPLFIMYSSGTTGAPKCMVHSAGGTLIQHLKEHILHGNMTSSDVIIYYTTTGWMMWNWLVSALAVGASVVLYDGSPLVPTPNVLWNLTDQLGITIFGTGAKWLSVLQERNLKPGETHNLQSLHTILSTGSPLKPQSYDYVYRCIKSNVLLGSISGGTDIVSCFMGQNPAVPVYRGEIQTRNLGMAVEAWGIDGKPVWGESGELVCLKPIPCQPTHFWNDENGSKYHKAYFSTFPGVWAHGDYCKINPKTGGIVMLGRSDGTLNPNGVRFGSSEIYNIVEAFEEVSDSLCVPQYNADGEERVILFLKMAPGKPFSPELVAKIKGAIRKALSARHVPALLLETRDIPYTISGKKVEVAVKQVVAGREVLQRGAFSNPDSLDLYKNIPELQNY; this is encoded by the exons ATGTCTAAGGACACGGAAGGCAAGAGCGAGAAAATCATGGATTTGGAGAGTAAGGTGTTGTGGTACCCGGACTCCAAGAAGAACACACAGATGGATAAATTCAGGATACAGGTCAACGGGGACTACGGACTTAATCTGG TTAACTACAATGACCTGTACCAGTGGTCGGTGCACAGCTATTCAGAGTTCTGGGCGGAGGTGTGGCGCTTCTGTGGAGTAGTCAGCTCCAAACCATTCGAAGAG GTAGTGGATGTATCCAAACGGATCTCGGATGTACCAGAGTGGTTTAAAGGAGCTCGACTCAACTACGCAGAGAACCTGCTCAAACATGCAGACCAGGacaaagtggctctctatgcTGCGA TGGAGGCAAACGATGAGATTGTGAAGGTGACGTTCGGGGAGCTGAGGCGTGATGTGGCGTTGTATGCTGCAGCCATGAGGAAGATGGGCGTCCAGACAGGAGACAGGGTTGTGG GCTACCTGCCCAATGGTATCCATGCAGTGGAGGCCATGTTAGCAGCAGCCAGCATTGGAGCCATTTGGAGCTCTACGTCCGTCGACTTTGGAGTCAAC ggTGTCCTCGACAGGTTTTCTCAAATCCAGCCCAAACTGATCTTCTCTGTCGCGGCAGTGGTTTACAACGGCAAAACACATGACCACATGGAAAAACTGACCAGCGTTGTCAAAG gtCTGCCTGACTTAAAGAAGGTAGTGGTGATTCCCTACGTTCGCTCCAAACAGGAGACAGACCTCTCCAAGATCCCCAAcag TGTATTTATAGATGATTTCCTGGCAACTGGACGCGGTGAGGGTGACCAGTTTCCTCAGCTGGAGTTCGAGCAGCTTCCATTCAGTCATCCTCTGTTCATCATGTACTCCTCTGGAACCACAGGGGCTCCCAAATGTATGGTCCACTCTGCTGGG gGCACGCTTATCCAACACTTGAAAGAACACATTCTCCATGGCAATATGaccagcagtgatgtcatcatttattaCACCACG ACTGGCTGGATGATGTGGAACTGGCTGGTGTCTGCTCTGGCAGTGGGAGCTTCAGTGGTTTTATATGACGGTTCACCACTAGTGCCCACACCCAATGTACTGTGGAACCTAACAGACCAGCTCGG CATCACTATCTTTGGTACCGGGGCCAAGTGGCTGTCAGTGCTGCAGGAGAGGAACCTGAAACCCG GGGAAACGCACAACCTCCAGTCTCTCCACACCATCCTGTCTACTGGTTCTCCTCTCAAACCCCAGAGCTACGACTACGTCTACCGATGCATCAAGAGTAACGTGCTGCTGGGCTCCATCTCAG GCGGCACTGACATAGTGTCATGTTTTATGGGTCAGAACCCAGCAGTTCCAGTGTATCGGGGTGAGATCCAAACAAGAAACCTTGGGATGGCTGTGGAAGCATGGGGCATTGATG GTAAGCCTGTATGGGGAGAGAGCGGGGAGCTGGTCTGCTTGAAGCCAATCCCCTGTCAGCCTACACACTTCTGGAATGATGAGAATGGGAGCAAATACCACAAAGCTTACTTTTCCACATTTCCTG GTGTGTGGGCCCATGGAGACTATTGTAAAATCAACCCAAAGACAGGAGGCATTGTCATGCTGGGCAGAAG tgaCGGGACGTTGAACCCCAACGGAGTCCGTTTTGGCAGCTCAGAGATCTACAATATTG TGGAGGCGTTTGAGGAAGTGTCAGACAGTCTTTGTGTTCCTCAGTACAACGCTGATGGAGAAGAGCGTGTTATTCTCTTCTTGAAAATGGCACCTGGAAAGCCCTTCAGTCCAGAGTTGGTGGCAAAGATTAAAGGAGCTATTAGAAAAGCTCTGTCTGCCCGACACGTACCCGCCCTGCTGCTGGAGACCAGAGACATTCCT TACACCATCAGTGGTAAGAAGGTGGAGGTAGCTGTGAAACAAGTGGTCGCTGGCCGAGAGGTGTTGCAAAGAGGAGCTTTCTCCAATCCTGATTCATTGGACCTCTACAAGAACATTCCTGAACTGCAAAACTACTAA